The nucleotide sequence ACTTCGCTGTCATGAGTCTAACACAAATTAGACATTGCAACAATATATACAGAGAAACTGCCTGAagatgaaacattaaaaatcacCACTGGAACAATGTCTATCAGCTTGCTTGTAGATAACAAAGCAAGCGGCAAAATCAGTGGTTCAGCATTAACTATACTAACCTGAGTTCAACACTGAGTTACAATGGAAGAATTCATTCTTCATTCATGAGTGTTGTATCTATTCAGTGGTTATTCATTGAAATACAGGAGGGTCGTCTCTATGAAACAGCCTTGTTCCATCTCTATAATCATCATCTACATTAGTTattcaaaaaacatctgaaaagggCTCTAATTTGCAGTTCTCTTAACGCTTCATTAAttcatttgtaatttatttgaatgttttttttctttctgtaaatTGTACAACTCTAAAAAGTTCATATTACTTCTTAGTCTGGAACTCTTGTTCAATTACACAAGCTTCacttttatcttttttgttctgatgtgtgattgttgttatttaaaaaggggccatttttggcttctaacctctcctgtcctgcacaatgttttaaCTTCATACTCTGAACTCCAATCAATATCATCTCCATAACTAGAATACTCGAGGAGTCCAGCTTTCACCAACCTGTGCAGGTGTGTCTGTTTCATTAATCGGCTGTCCATCAAACCTAAACCTTATCTGACGAAGTGACAATCCCTGTAAGAGACAGAAATAACATTGTAGTGAGATTTGCATTCAGTTAGTTATCaccaaacaacataaacaacagtAGTGTTATCAGTTAAGACTAGTGTTAGTAGTAATAAAGTTAAAATCTATTGTTCATGTTACAGTCTTTCACAATGAGCTCACCTGTCTGTCGCAGTACGCCTTCATTAGTTTGCTGAGGGGAGTATGCCTTTTGATTTTGAACTGTACAACTGAGCCATCCTGACCAGCTACCTTGAGGTTAATGTGGTCGTTCTCCGTCTTCACTCCCTCCTGTAATGAAAACACTCATCAGCCGCAGCAGCAACATACCTGCCTTATCTGTATTTAAACTGTGATTAAAAAGGTGGATTACTGTAAATACAACACTGCGGATGGTGTCACATATTACACATCATATTGTAGGTTGTACAAATCAGGTGCGATGACAGTCTGTGCAGGATGCATGCAGCATTAAAGGCCTGGTTAGTGGTGATACGTGTAGATGCTCgttttttttacatacaggAATAATATCGACTCCCACATGCTGTTgatattttttggcattcaaAGTGAATCCTGCTGGCGACCACATTTTGCTAACACACAGATAAGATGAAAAATAACAGGATTCAGATGTATTGTTGATTTGATTAattgatgaaaaaaatcattagtAAGACAGCAGcgtttcctcttcctgttttcaacATCTTCCGTTACAAGAGACCGACAGTATCAGGCGAGCGTCACCAGGTAACTTAACGTTAAATGAGCGTTAATGTAACCACAGGGTGGTCTGCCGGTGTCAGCTCGCATGATATTAATCTATATCAGCAGCTAATTTAACTAGCCAGCTAGcttaagttagctaacgttacatataTGAGACAAGCTTGGTCCCAGCGGCAAGCTATACCATCCAAtcaccgcacacacacagtcgacTCTACCctctgttagcttagcatgctAGCCCATGTTCAAACTGGCGCAGATAGCCACAATGGCGCAAATGAAAGGAAAAGCACAAATCATTCATTTCCCTGCCCGTCCCTGGTGCCGACGTTACCCAACATATCTTTATTCAACTGTACACCAATTAGTAGCTAACAGTAGCGGATGTCGACACTATTGAGACGCTGCAAAGACAAAACTGCGCCTGGAGCCGAAAGATCCGCAAATTGGTCCACCTTTGTTTTCTCCGTCGACCCGCTCAAATGCGGTATCCGTAGCCTGGAAGCGGCGCTAGCTTAGCAGAGTGTGCTAACGATAACTTGCAACCGGCATCATTAGCAGCTAAGGGCAAATACAGACGAGATGTTTCGTCGTAGAAACACAGTACTGACCTTTGGCTTCTCTTCAGACATTGTGCTGTTTTCCCGGGGATTAATTTATAACACAGAGACCGAGTGTTAACGATGAAGCGGGTTATCAGTTCCTCCGGCTCTTTCGTTTGGACCAGGAGCGCGCACtgaaatttaaaatgtgattCGATCAGACGGGTCACGTGCTCCACTTTTCCTCGGGGCCGCGGATACGTGAGCGCGCAAGCTAATTTGCGCATGCCCGCGAGATAGGTGAAACAAAAGGGCCTTCTGCAAAGCAGGCCTTGAGCCTAGGCCAGGGCCCAACAAAGGAATTTAACCAAAGATACGAAGAGTTAACATATTAAATTGAACTCTGTTGTAGTAGGAGTCAGAAATACAACAAGCCAACTAGAAATATAATGGTAATCTTTTACTTTCTTTCAGTTTAAAGGGGAAGTACAGACATTTTCTAAATTCATACATGTGATTCCTATGGTgtaaaacagtccaaaaatatgagCAAAAATGAGCAACTCTCtcaagaatccaaaaaatggagtgctaaaactcaaatttgtgatgtcatatgatataaaatctggagctgctccatgaACAATGATTTGGGAAAATGTAAgaaggcatgtccaaagtctggcctgGGGCCCAATTATGGCTCGCAAGTCATCTCAA is from Epinephelus moara isolate mb chromosome 7, YSFRI_EMoa_1.0, whole genome shotgun sequence and encodes:
- the sumo3b gene encoding small ubiquitin-related modifier 3, with the protein product MSEEKPKEGVKTENDHINLKVAGQDGSVVQFKIKRHTPLSKLMKAYCDRQGLSLRQIRFRFDGQPINETDTPAQLEMEDEDTIDVFQQQTGGVFS